A DNA window from Vigna unguiculata cultivar IT97K-499-35 chromosome 10, ASM411807v1, whole genome shotgun sequence contains the following coding sequences:
- the LOC114167306 gene encoding feruloyl CoA ortho-hydroxylase 1 — protein MAAAMSASDMSEFVMAKGNGVKGLSEMGLKSVPREYIQPLEERAMKVVVGESIPIIDMSKGDDDGEVQDAICDAAEKWGFFQVINHGVPLHVLENVKDATHRFYEMGPEEKVKFTKENSVSKNVRYGSSFSPEAEKALEWKDYLSLFYVSEDEAHSTWPPACRDEALEYMKRSEILIRQLLNALVKRLNVSKIDETNEPLFMGSKRINLNYYPICPNHDLTVAIGRHSDVSTLTILLQDEIGGLYVRSPDHRDWIHVSPISGALVINIGDALQVMSNGRYKSIEHRVSANGSKIRVSVPIFVNPRPSDVIGPLPQVLAGGEKALYKNVLYSDYVKHFYRKSHDGKMTIEYAKICEV, from the exons ATGGCAGCAGCAATGTCGGCATCAGATATGAGTGAATTCGTGATGGCGAAGGGAAATGGCGTAAAGGGTCTCTCTGAGATGGGTCTGAAGAGTGTTCCGAGAGAGTACATTCAGCCATTGGAAGAGAGAGCGATGAAGGTTGTGGTTGGAGAATCGATTCCCATCATCGACATGTCGAAAGGGGATGATGATGGTGAAGTGCAAGATGCGATCTGTGATGCTGCTGAGAAATGGGGTTTCTTCCAAGTCATCAACCATGGAGTGCCTCTGCATGTGTTGGAGAATGTGAAGGATGCAACTCACAGGTTCTATGAGATGGGTCCTGAGGAGAAGGTTAAGTTCACGAAAGAGAATTCGGTGTCGAAGAATGTGAGGTATGGCTCTAGCTTTAGCCCTGAAGCTGAGAAAGCTCTGGAATGGAAGGATTATCTGAGTTTGTTCTATGTTTCTGAGGATGAAGCTCATTCAACATGGCCACCTGCTTGCAG GGATGAAGCACTAGAATACATGAAGAGATCTGAAATCTTGATCAGACAACTTTTAAATGCATTAGTGAAGAGGTTAAATGTGAGTAAAATTGACGAGACCAACGAACCATTATTTATGGGTTCAAAGAGGATCAATCTCAATTATTATCCTATTTGCCCTAACCATGACCTAACGGTAGCAATAGGGCGACATTCCGATGTCTCAACCCTTACTATTCTCCTTCAAGACGAGATCGGCGGCCTCTATGTCCGGTCACCGGACCATCGTGACTGGATTCACGTGTCGCCGATCTCCGGTGCTCTAGTGATCAATATAGGTGATGCACTTCAAGTGATGAGCAATGGACGATACAAAAGCATTGAACATCGTGTGTCAGCCAATGGAagcaaaattagggtttcagtTCCTATTTTTGTGAACCCTAGACCTTCAGATGTGATTGGCCCTTTGCCCCAAGTTCTTGCTGGTGGAGAGAAAGCCTTGTATAAAAATGTGTTGTATTCGGATTATGTGAAGCATTTCTACAGAAAATCTCATGATGGGAAGATGACAATTGAATATGCCAAGATATGTGAAGTTTAG